ATTCGTGAAGAAGGACATCAACGAGGAGGGATCGTCGAGTAATCCCACGACGGACGAGCTACCAGAAGAGGAGAATTCGAATGTGTTTCATCAGCGCCTGCAAATTGTCGAGATGAAGGACATCGAGCACGTAAGACAATTTTACTTGGACCATTTCCACACGCTCGAGAACCAGTATGGAGTATTGGTTTTCCTGTACACCGTTTTGTTGACCAAAGGAATGCAGAATATTCTGAGTGAATTATGTGATACGTCGGAGCCGCTGATCCACGCAGTGTACGGGCACGCCTCACAGCCTTTGATTAATCTTATGTTGACGGGACGGATTGTGCCTTACGTGTGGGACGGAGACAAAAATATCGGCGGGCTGGCGTTGCGTGGCATCAACCAGCAGTCGGACATTGGTTTCCTCACGATAATGGAACAAATGCAGTACTGCACTGTAggcaatttcttcaaaaatccgCGACATGCTGTTTGGGTCCTCGCCTCGGAGACACATTTGACCGTACTTTTCAGTCCCGAGACGAAACTTGTGGCACCCGAGACGCCACGCGAACAGGCAATTCGTGTGTTCCAGCAGTTCAACAGTGATGGCGCCAGTTTTATCGAGAGCGGTCATTTGCAAGAGGTCCTCAAGCAGCTCGGACTCGTTAGTGTACCTGAATACGTCGACATAATGCGCAAGAAAATGGATCCTGAGAACCTAGGCATCATTCTGCAGAACGCTTTCTTGGAGGAGTTTTTCGAGGAGGAGATTTCCAAATGTCCCGATATCTTCGATCTGTACCACTACAACGGCATCTCCAACTCGAACCTGCACAATCAAGTGAAATTCCGCAAAGGCACCGCTATCTTGCTCGAGTCGAATTTGCAAATGTGCGACTCGTCCAACCCCATACTGACATGTCTCCAGACAAAGTGGCCGAACATAGAAGTTAATTGGATGGAAAATGTACCttcactaaattaattaaatgtgtaTTTTCTGATGTACATACctacatatatatttacattaaaaagttttggcGTATCACTTGAACAGACACACATATATATAcgaaaatctattaaataccattaaaccacaaaataacaataaatattaataataacaaagctaataataatataaacacATATACCTACCTAAATAATCCTCAGTTTTCGACACTAAATCTGAgtcttttttaactttttaatttcaagtatTTCAAAGAACAAATCTTAtagtattttataaaattgaggACTTTCAAAAAACCTTTAGATTAGATAATCTAATCATTCTTTGTTTGAAAGCTTGGAGGAATTCGATTGAATTAATAAGTTAAACttgttaaacaatttaataacCATTAGATGTATatgaagaaaacaaaaaatatgtaaattagttgaaataaaaactatcttttttcgaaaactaaaGCACGTTacattttcagttttatttttccacaaCAAGAATGAGCAACAGTTGCACAGTGACTCTTAGACAAGGAACTATTGTGGGTTCCGAAAGTCTCTTGCCCAAtggtaaaaagttttatagcTTTAAAGGAGTGCCCTATGCTCAACCACCTAAGAGATTTCAAGCACCTTTACCAATAACGTCGTTCGGGGAGAAGGTCTTACAATGTACGGAAGAAAGGGCAGTTGCAGTCCAGAGAGACATGTTTGGGTCGGAATACATTGGATCAGAAGATTGTCTATTTTTGAATGTATGTAAATGAGATTAAGACGAGTaactttataattatttgaatttttgatgaagaaatgcagctgaaaaataattatttgattttttatggtgctttttaacgtttttgaccgtaaattaataaatttgaaattaattgttattaactttatttccaatatttattggcattatttttaaatgaaaattaaagaatataagctaaatggatttttttttttttttttgagaaattcgaTTCAAATTACGTGACTTTAAATAAAGTCACctaaattcttttttcttatcaaaacaagttcagttttttttggtattttttttaagtaaactaaaatttttcaaagcttacaaaaaaaaatacataaaaaaa
The sequence above is drawn from the Culicoides brevitarsis isolate CSIRO-B50_1 chromosome 1, AGI_CSIRO_Cbre_v1, whole genome shotgun sequence genome and encodes:
- the LOC134830542 gene encoding ubiquitin carboxyl-terminal hydrolase MINDY-3 homolog, with the protein product MFTNHSELKDILNLVWGDVIKSDGGAFRLWCQGFEFSEDEPAALRQRCGGPCGVLAPVQAYILKTLLSEAMGQNFKDLTFEKCKAVLVQALCCILTKCKNQTTNYYVVTLKDKFVKKDINEEGSSSNPTTDELPEEENSNVFHQRLQIVEMKDIEHVRQFYLDHFHTLENQYGVLVFLYTVLLTKGMQNILSELCDTSEPLIHAVYGHASQPLINLMLTGRIVPYVWDGDKNIGGLALRGINQQSDIGFLTIMEQMQYCTVGNFFKNPRHAVWVLASETHLTVLFSPETKLVAPETPREQAIRVFQQFNSDGASFIESGHLQEVLKQLGLVSVPEYVDIMRKKMDPENLGIILQNAFLEEFFEEEISKCPDIFDLYHYNGISNSNLHNQVKFRKGTAILLESNLQMCDSSNPILTCLQTKWPNIEVNWMENVPSLN